Genomic window (Nymphaea colorata isolate Beijing-Zhang1983 chromosome 1, ASM883128v2, whole genome shotgun sequence):
ccaaacaaactttttaatcactctttccattcatttccatttcattcatttcccttccctttccttcccattccctccctttccatcccTTCATTTCCCTCTAACCAAACAAAGCTTAAATGGCTCGAGTTTAGTGGTCGAATCTCGTGTTTTAAAAGCccttctcacatttttttcatttgcaaggAGGCAATTGTTGGaatgaaatgcattttttctttgtataaatattagtttaaattttcatgaaaaaaaaaactcaagagaaaaatgaaaaaaataacttatatatatatatatatatgtgtgtgtgagagagggagagaaatagaacaaattcaaatatgCCCACTGCTAGAATCTGCcgaatgataaaaaattaaaatctgtaattgaaaatatacaCCAAGGATGgtcacaaaaaatattgagatatGCTTTTGTTTCAACTATTTTCTTGCAAGACATTTAATTTTTACCCAAGCGGATCTAAATCATACGAGACTATGACTATGAGTAGATCTGGCCGTCTGGGCATTGGCCCATCCCAGCTCGGCTTGGCCTGGCTGATACCCGAAACTCAAGTCTAAATCCGATACACAAAACCCGAGTCTAGATTAtgtataataaaaaataaatataaaataaagatttgaatataaaatattatatttttaataaaatatttttatttatttattatcaaactaaatCAGTCCCGTCGAGCTCACCGAACCAGGTCCATACATTATTGAATCGGGTATTGGGTACCCGGTACTTGGCCAGGTCTGACTATGAATGGACTTAATACATACTGTTTTACcactgattatatatatatatatatataaagtgtgtATTTGTTACTGCCCGTTACTTGGTTACtgttttttaacaataaaatgCTCATTTTTCGATGTTGTTTAacgacataaaaaaaaaaaaatggtgggtATGATATAGCATGGATCATGGACGAATCTAAGTCCGGTATTTCCAGAAAACGGCTCCATCGAATGTAGGCCTGTTATTTGAATAAGCCGTATtcgctagttttttttttgaaagtaaATAGTAGTCGAAATTCTAAAAAAGGTGCATTTTTTTATAGCTTTTAAGCTTATAAAAAGGATACTCTTTTAAGCGCATGGACaattaattttcacaaaaaaaaataaaaaccatacCAAAGGATAGATATTTGACTTTTTTATTCCTTCACCGTTATGGTTGTGAATCTCCCCAAGAAAGTTATTTATAATATTATTGtcttaaaaaactaaaagagatATTTTTTTGGTCCTTCAGTCAACGACATGATAGTTGAAAACAATGAAGGGAAAAATATCGACAAAACTTTTAGTAATGCATCCTATTACATTATTAAATCGTCTGATTTACATTGTTGTTTTGGATATTTATTAATttcttatatttaaataaataagttaAAATCGAATAAAAtagtttgtttttaaattgatacaaataaaaatgttttaacgAGTTAGACACGACTCTTAccaattttaataaatttaacgAGTTTAAAATAAATCACCTGACTCGTGCCTCTAGAATCGCTGGTTGGTCCGACTCGTTCGCCTTCGTGTTGAAACGCGCGCTTTGTTGCAGCCTTTTACGAGCCTCTGTATAAAAAACCGGTTCTCAGAAACTATTTTGTcttcagttcttttgttttAATTGTCGGAAAAATCGTAAAAGAGAGCGAACTCTTCGCtcctctccatttctctctctagggttgCACTTCCTTCGCTCTTCCTTGATTCTTTCTCCcgctctctccctccccccacTCTAGGCTTTCGGGTGCTccggttttcttttcttcggaTTGTTGCTGGTTCGCTTCTTCCGTGGTTCGGAGAATGGGCGGCAGAAACGTGATCTCGGACGAAGAAGGTAAGCAGTAAACAATCCCCAGGGGTCTTCTCGTTCGGATttgctttttctatttcttcGTTTGATTCACTGCTTACTAGCTCGTTGAGTTTGAGCTTCACTAGCGGCTCCAAACCTCGGATTTCTTGAGCCGAAACAGTTCAGGGATCGcaggttagggttagggtttgcGGGAGAAATGCGTTAGCTCCGCGTTTATTTTCACGATGATCAGGACAGCAGCTTATGAAATATTTAATGGTTGTGAATGGTGATTTCCCTAATTGGTTTTCCTCGGTTATGTTGTTTCTTGTTGCGACGCAATGCACCTGGAGCACTGGGTCAAATGCTGGGGTTTTTGTTCGTTCTCCTTCTTTAACTGACTCTCGATGTTGTTTTGTTCATGTGCGCATTCTGCTATTTCAAGGTTGGCTTTCTTTTGCATGATCACACCGGTGGAGAAATTACGTGGTTCTTCCTTCGTAGGTTAGATGCCGTCTGTTGGGACCCCTTTGCTGCGTCTGAAGACCACGAGCTGATTTACTGCTCATCCCTCACACGTTTCTGTCTTTTAGAATATAGAAACacgaattttcaaaatttgtgcTTCCGTGTTAGTTTGAAGTGTATGTTCTATTTGAGGCGTATACGTATAGCTTGATATAAGGTTAATTATCTGAGGAAATGAATGTAGAAATATCTCATGCTAATATTAGAGAGTACTAGGTTTCGTAATAATTTGAcgaatttttgttttcttctggAAAAGTGTCAAGAATTCTGTTCCTTATTAGTTTCTCTTACCTTGGTTGGCTTGTGTTACCTTTTCCTACTTTACCAAAtggttcgttttttttttttgaatcaaaagcGGGTTTCACAAaggtgtttgatttttttttccttccatggTTATGGCAAAGACACACTTAATGTTAATGTTCATCTTCGTGAGAACAATATTCTGTCACTTCGTAATATTACCGGATCTCGTAGCGGTAGAGCTTGTTTCCATCTGCTCAATTTGTTATTCGTCTTTGTATCTTGTGTCAACTTTTCTTGTGCATAGTGCCAGAAAGGAAATTTGAAATGCAATAATGTTATGTTTTATCGGTTGCCAAATTGATTGTGCGCGTGAACTCTTTGTGCTTGTTATACATGCAACTgcatgcttttcctttttcctccaaCCTCGTTTTCTAAATTGATTCCATGATAGATGAATTTGAGGATGTGGTCCGTGGCCGTGAAGCAGGAGACGAGGTTGATGCAAGggatgatgaagaggatgatgaagaggaggaaggTGAATTTCACGTTTTATGTTGTTGTTCTTCTGTTCCACTGTTGGGTATAGGAGATCTGgtcctgtgtttgttttttagGGGATTTTATATTATGTCTAATgttaacttttaatttttacaaGCTGGAAAGGTTGCATCCATACTTATTTTCATTCCCTTGAGTATGCCTCTGAGAATATTAATGTTGACAGAAGAAGGGCAAGATGAATATGAGAAGGATGGGTTCATTGTTGATgatgtagaagaagaagaagaacaggaagaagaggaggaggaccAGGAGGAGTTAAGgtccaaaaagaagaaaagaaggaaaaggttcTTACTGCTTGCTCATTCCTTTTTATTAGATAATCATGATTTTTGAGATTTCTCCTTTAAGCAAGTTTTTTTCGACTGATATTCTAAGAGATTCTCATTAGTGTGTGTCTGCTAATTTAGGGAGACTGAGGAAAACTATGAACTCGATGAAGATGACTATGAGTTGCTTCAGGAGGCCAATGTTACAGGATTCCATCGACCCAAGCCTGTGAGTTTCCATATTCtgattattgtttttttttttcttttcttttcttaggtTTATTGGTTCCTGTCATTCATGTGGCAAATATATATGCAGGGCAGCAAAaagtttaaaagactaaaaaaagCTGGTCGGAACAATGACCATGAAGAGGGATCTGGCTTTACTGATGATGAAGAGATCAATGAAATTGACCGGAGTGGTCGTACTGCTGAAGAAAAACTGAAGCGCAGCTTGTTTGGTGATGATGAAGGTAATCATATTCATGCTTGAGGGGTAGGATCTTTGAAGGGAGTGAGTGAGTGATAaccaagtctctctctctctcttttttctcactctttttcttATACAAGCATGCATAGACATACTCTCTTGCATGtggatatgtatatataagagCCCATACTCATAAAGGGATATTTGAAAGCAACCACAtgtatctttcttttctatttttttttttatatctgaataAATGAATATCAGGGTTGTGTCATTAGGGGTGCCACAAGATATTGCTGAAGAGGAGGAACTGCAAGAAgatgtggaagaagaagaagatattgGTGAAGAGGATGAAATGGCTGATTTTATTGTTGACGAGGAAGAAGTTGATGAGAATGGAGTTGTTATGAGGTAGGCACCTTCATCTCATATGAGAAGGCATATTCATATTGTCCTAGTTTACTGATAACAAATCTCCACAAACACAAGCGGTCATCCTAGTCACTCATtgccaatattttgaaaatatgcgGAGATTGTTGCCACTTTGTAGCCAGCCAATAATATAGGCAAAATATTGTGTTTGCATgggatgtttttctttttatctccttttgtttttattttcattacttgttttttgatgattttgcaaaaaatgcTCCAAAGCTTTCGTCTCAACTTTTTGGTTCGTTTAtgtttttcaatatttaaatttaattttttttggtttccctgacatttttcaagaaaatcacGTTTGGAAAAAGGCTTCTCAAGAGAACGTTTGCAGAGAATGTTGTAGGTGACTCTGTATATTGTCTAGCATGTATTCTTACTAGCATTTTCCATTATATATTGTGTTAGTGGTGCTTAAATATTCGTTTCAATAAGTATCTTCCGGTTTACAAGCTTAATGTTTGTATTTTCACTTCATTTTAGAAAGAGGAGgccaaaaaagaagattttaagACAGGCTCCTGGAGTATCATCATCTGCACTACAAGAAGCTCATGATATATTTGGTGATGTCGATGAGCTTCTTTTGCTTCGCAAGCAAGGCCTTAAAAAGGGTGGCGGTTATGATGATTCTGGtgattggagagagaaaagactTGAGGATGAGTTTGAACCTAGTGTTATCAAGGAGAAGTATTTGTCAGAGAAAGACAATCAGATCCGTGACAAGGATATGCCTGAGAGGATTCAGGTACACTCTTCCATTAACTAATTATTAACAGTATTTCACTGAACTGTCACTTTGAACATCTTCAATGTCAGGCTAGACATTCCGTATGTTTCTAGAATTGCAATACCTGTGACATTTTCATATTATACTCATGTGATCAAAAGTTAAGAGTTGGTTGTTTCAGTTTTAAAAAAGTATGCTGTATCACGAAGttattttaccaaaaaaagaaaaagtgtacATTTTCAAGACATAAGAAAGTGGATCTTGTTTTCATCGGTGCCACTTTACTTGTTAGCCTCTGTATTTTGGTGATTTAGTTTCTTTCATATGCTCTTTTGCCATTTCTGATTATGCAACAATTTATGGTTCTTTTGgtctagtctctctctctctttgcctgattccattttttctcttcaaagacATTATTGCTAGGTTTCAGGAAACATTTTGCACTTATTTCCTTCTCATTTTTGTCTAGTTCATTCTTCATATTATGCTAACAATATCATGCATGAAGCTCCTTACTCTGTCCCAAGTTTTAAATGAATAGtatttgattttggatccagaATGATAAACTGATATTcttgcatttgttttttctccATTTAGAAGACTTGtgacatatatttgaaattttgcttcTTTATCATCTAAGTGAGTTTTGAGTTTTGCCTGGTTAAGTTTATTAGGATTTCAAAAGGCATATGTCTAAATAAATactgttatttttatttgattaggTTTTATAAGTTAGATCTTTCTGTTTCTACATCCGGTACAaacaaaattgatgatggaAATTGATCTGCTTCATACTCCCAAGAACAGAATGATTGGGAATTGTATGTTATTTGGCAATCATTCATTATCTACTTCTGATTTCTTTGACCATTTTATTGTTCTGGAAAAAACATGAGTAGCTTGATGCAATATCAACCTTGTCTTagttcatatggacacaaaatTGATTGCCTTGTTTTTCTGTTGGAGTCTTTCATTATCTAAACTTATTATTTAAGGCTAGTGATGGGGACTGGCAGTATTTTACATGAAGCTATTCTGGTTGTTGAGGGAATTTAGGAATTAGTTTGACAGAAAAGGTCGAGGTACTTAGGATACTAGCTTTCCAGATTTTGAGATCAACAAGTGGGCTCTGGAACatattttgttttcctctttttaaaTGCAAATGCATCGACTGGCTGGTCCCAGAATTATGTGCCTCGTCCTTGTAGAAGAACCGGCATCTTGTTGTTTGCCATCTCTTAGTGCATGGTAACTGTCTGATTTTCAATTTCCGGGCGAGGATTGGTTGCTATGTTTTCTGAGAGCATGGAAATTTATCCTTTGTCTTGATTAGCTTCTATTTGTGAGAGGGTGTCTAAGTTAGGGTTTAGCCAAGTTCCTTGTCAGGTTTCTGACTTGCACTTGCCTGATTACAATTGCTGATAAATTTTTCTAATGGAATTCTGCAGTTATTTGAAGAAATGGTTGGTCCTATTCCTGAAGATGATGAGAGTATACAGGCGGAGGCAACTTGGATTTTCAACCAGCTAAGTGGCTCTGCAATGTTGCGTCTGTTTGGAGAGCATGCTGCAGTCCCGGAGATTGACAGGGAGGACATTGCCAATGTCCTGGGAATGCTGCACGTTCAGAAGTTTGAGGTGAGCTTTGAAGATGGGAATGTTTCAGATACACAGGGAAGCTGGTTGTTTCTGTGtacatgattttcttttctgtttcagaTTCCTTTTATTGCAATGTATCGAAAAGAGCTATGTCTCAGCTTGTTAAGAGATCCAGTTCAGGATGCTGCAGCAGGTGAAGACAATAAACGCCATGTGAAGTGGCATAAGGTGATTGTGTTTACTTTTGCATGCAAGCAGCCATGTGCTTGCTGAAAATTGTGCATGATCTGATTACTTATCcttcaaacaattaaatttgTTGCTCACTTCGTCAGAGGAACTTTTTGCAGTTGCTCTGGGCTGTGCATAACTTGGATAAAAAGTGGCTTCTTCTTCAGAAGAGGAAGAATTCTCTGCAGTTATATTACAAAAAACGAGCATCTGAGGAAGCGAACATTGATGTGTCCAAAAAGAAACTTCTTGAGTCGCTTGTTGATATGCTTAAGAATGCTGACTCCGAGAGAGTAGTTGATGACATTGATCTGAAGTTTAACTTGCACTTTCCTCCTGATGAAGTGGATGCAGAGGAGGGACAATTCAAACGACCAAAGAGAAAATCCCTCTACAGTATTTGTCGTAAGGCTGGACTAGGTGATGCAGCAGGCATGTTTGGGCTCAGTCCTGAAAAGTTCGGAAAACTTCTTGGACTGGAGGAGATGGTATAGGTCCCTTTCTGCCCAGAATTATTTTTCAGTTGCCAAATATAATGAGAAAGCTAACTTAGACCATTTGCAGGGTGAGCAAGTGGTTGATGCTAGGGAAACACCTGAGGAAGTTGCACTAAAATTTCAATCCAGAGAGTTTGAGACTCCTCAGGATGTCCTTAAAGGTGCCAGGCACATGGTATGGCACATATCATGTTTTACATCTGCTATTCATATTACAAAATTTTCCCTAGGCTATTTTGCTCTAATGTTCCTTATCGTCTTTCTTTTTGTAGGCTGCTGTAGAGATTAGCTGTGAGCCGTCTGTGCGGAAGCATGTTCGTGATCTATATGTTGAACATGCTTTCATCTCCACAAAGCCCACTCATGAGGGGAATGCGGTTATCGATTCTTTCCATCCCCTTGCAGCTGTAAAATGGCTACGAGATAAACCTGTCTCTGAATTTTGTGATGCACAATGGCTTCTTATACAAAAGGCTGAAGAGGAGAAGCTTCTTCAAGTTACCATAAGAGCTCCTGATATTCCAAAATTAGAGCATCAATTTTATGAGAACTATCTTAGTGACAGCGTGAGTAGATGTGCACAGCTTTGGAATGAACAACGGAAATTAGTTGTTAAGGATGCTttatttggttttcttcttccatcGATGGAAAAAGAAGCTCGAGCACTGTTGACTGCTAGAGCTAAGAGCTGGTTACTTTTGGAATATGGGAGTCAACTGTGGAGTAAAGTTTCAGTTGCTCCATATaaacgaaaagaaaatgatgcccAGGCTAAAGATGCTGATGATGAGGTTGCTACTGAAGAAGAGGTTGCACCACGAGTTATGGCCTGTTGCTGGGGTCCTGGAAAACCAGCCACGACATTTGTGATGTTAGATTCATCTGGTGAAGTTCTTGATGTGTTGTATACTGGTTTTCTTAGCATTCGCTCACAGAGTGCTAACCATCAGCAGCGCAAGAAAATGGATCAAGAACGTCTTTTGAAATTCATGACTGAACATCACCCACATGTTGTTGTTCTTGGAGCTGTAAACTTATCCTGTCCGCGCCTCAAGGATGATATTTTTGAGGTATACACGAAAAGAAAAACCTCTTCAGCTATCTTCTATGTCAGTGCTAATAATTTAATTGAATAATATTGTTTCCAGGGATTTTGACAGAGCATATAGAGTGCCTGTTATTTTAGAACATTCATTTTTAGGGTACCTATTCATCTTAGTTCTTTCTTCTATGGTATGTTGCCAGATGCACTAGGCTGTGTCTGGGCAGCGATCTGAGCATAGAGCGTAGGTGGGACTAGTAAGCaatccaagaaagaaaaaaatcaatattaattgttgaaattgacaacaaaaattgaaaaatttctCAGTTGAAAACTTATGATTGTCAAcatacaagaacaaaacattttaaatgcaCATTAAACTCATTAACTATAATATACGTAAgagtttgaaaaatcaaattgaatgaGGTGGAACAGCCAAAAAGTTATGTAGCATCAAGTGAACAAGTTTTTAACATTGCTTTTCAATGTTAATAGAATGTTAAAGTTCTTCTAATTTCCTGAATTCTGTATGAAAAATATCTAATTGTAATTTCTAATTCTAAAACCTAAGAGaataaaaataaacacaaaGTTACTAACCTAattgaagaaagagaagcatATATCCTCGACATAATCATAGTTTCCATGTTAGCATTTCTTATTGTAAAAATTggtgaagaaaagaagaataggaACTAACTTTGTGTCGGACAGTAGAAGGATGGAAAAATGCGGGAggtagaagaaaaacaagaaatatagGCTATTGGAGGGGAAAGAAAGAGCCTAGGTTGTTGAGGACACTGGAGCGCTTAGGTGCCCAGTGGAGGTCTACTTCCCAATTTGCATTCTAGTGAGGGTCTACTTTCCTCATTTTATACTAATTTTATTCCCATACTAAATATTCTTGTTTGTTCTTCTCaggtaatttttaaaattgtagaGGATCATCCTTATGATGTCGGACATGAGGTGGATGAGCTAAGTGTTGTTTATGGCGATGAATCCTTGCCTCGTCTGTATGAAAATTCTAGGGTTTCTTTGGATCAGCTGCCTGCACAGCAGGGTAACTCTGTCAAGTCTCAACTAGTCCACATTAATGAATGCTTGTATTGGTTGCTTATGCTTGATATCTTTCTGGTTTAGCAGGTATTGTAAGGCGTGCAGTTGCTCTTGGACGTTACTTGCAAAATCCTCTGGCCATGGTTGCAACACTTTGTGGTCCAGGAAGAGAAATATTATCATGGAAGCTTAACGTCCTGGAGAGCTACCTTACTCCTGATGAGAAGTATGAGATGATTGAGCAGGTGTTAGTAGATGTAACCAACCAAGTGGGTATTGATGTGAATTTGGCTGCTTGTCATGAATGGCTTTTTGCTCCACTTCAATTTGTCTCAGGCCTTGGTCCCAGAAAGGCATCCTCATTACAGCGTGCTGTTGTAGGAGCTGGTAGAATATACAGCAGAAAAGAGATTCCAATGAATTTGGGAGTCCTTAAGCGTAATGTGTTCATGAATGCTGCTGGCTTTTTGCGGGTCCGAGGCAGCGGCCAAGCTGCTCTTGGAAATCATGTGTTGGACTTGCTAGATGATACTAGAATTCACCCAGAATCATATGATCTTGCACGGAAAATGGCGAAGGATGTCTATGCAGAAGATGTGGGCCAGGATATTAATGATTTGGATGAAGACGCCCAGGAAATGGCAATTGAGCAAGTTAGGGGTAGTGTAAATTTGAAAAGACTTGATATTGATGCATACAGTGGAAGCATCGAGTTGCACCTTGGGACCAGCAAAAGAGAGACTCTTTATGATATAAAAATGGAGTTGCTACATGGGTTCACAGATTGGCGAGCCCCTTATTCGGAACCAACTCAGGATGAGGAATTTTATATGATCTCTGGTGAAACTCCAGAGACTCTTGCTGAAGGAAGACTTGTGCAAGCAACAGTTCGCAGAGTACAGGGGCAACGAATTTTTTGTGAGCTTGAATCGGGTTTGATGGGCTTGATTTCAAAGGAAGATTTCTCAGATGAGCGGGACTTTGAACTAACTGAGAGGGTAGCTGAGGGTAGTATAGTCACATGCAAAATTAAATTCATCCGGAAGGATAGACACCAAGTTATCCTAACCTGCAAAGGAAGTGACTTAAGGAACAACCGGTTGCAAAGCAAGCAACCAAAGGACCCATATTATGCGGAAGATGAAAGCAGTCTCCAGAATGATCTGGAGAAAGCTCGCAAGGAGAAGGAGCTTGCAAAGAAATCATTCAAACCAAGAATGATAGTTCATCCCCGTTTCCAAAATGTTACAGCTGATGAAGCTATTTCGGTATGTTTCAAACATTAGTGCCTGTACACATTCATATGTGCACACACATCTGGGTATGAGTATATACACTGCATTTTTGTGTCAATGTGTGTCCTAATATGTCATGATCACATGTATATGTACCATtatcacaaatattgttttcatgTTCTTCACACTTCACAGCAAGGCTTTTACCAGGTATTTTTTTAGCAAAgttggttttcttgaaaaaaaaaaacttgggaaaatgaaaaaagaaattaggtAAAACTAAATTGAgtcagaaactaataagaagacattagaaaaacttgataaaaaaataattttaaaatgataataaaaatggtGATAAAAATGACGATAAATAACTttgtttaagtttaaatttcaatccatgatgatattaatgtaaaaaaaaaacagaaaatggaaaactgTGGTAAAAAAGtgattaatttattttcatgttttttctgaaATGGTGTTTTTATCATATGTTCTCGTTTTAAGTACAGAAGCATATGGATGGTTgcttaatgtaaaaaaaaaaaaatcatgaaagcTAGATGTTGCATATCAGAAGCTATAATGGAAAACATGATGTTTGGTCCTATATTTTGGACATTTCACTTCCATTATTGTGGCCAGCTTTTCTGTGCTGAAACTTAAGACTACCAGATGACCTAGATGATAGCCAACTTTACATACGGTATATATACTTgtctctatgtgtgtgtatgtgtgcatgcatgtgtgcacCTTATGCATGATAAAATTTACTGGTCAAGGTCCACTGACCTGGATAGCGTGTCACCaactttcattttgatttattCAATCCCAAAGTCTTCGTATAGGTATTGTTTCTTTGGGTTCATATCTAAGTCGTGGACTCGAGGTGCTTTTTGTGTTAATCGCTGACTTCATTTTCTGGTTTTGGTTTGCAGTTCCTTGCTGACAAGGAAGCTGGTGAAAGCATTGTCCGCCCTAGTTCTAGGGGTCCTCAATATTTGACATTGACTTTGAAAGTCCATGATGGAGTTTATGCTCATAAGGACATTATTGAAGGTGACAAAGACCAAAAGGATATTACTAGCCTTCTTCGTCTTGGGAAAACACTGAAAATTGGTGAAGATACTTTTGAAGACCTGGATGAGGTTGGTGCACGttctattttcatttctcaTACTGCTTTTTTAGTATCCAGAAAAAATGGAGCagtattttttcaatattattggTTCTCTTTATAATACTCTTTCCCTTGCAGTTGGTACCTTGCTGTATAATCTGTCACTTGTTTCTTATGATGTctaagttttgaattttttttttccccttaaacCTGTCAATATTTGTGCATGCGCTGAATGTCTGTACAGGAATCAAGAGACCATAGTTTCTTTACCAAGCTTCATGGTGGTTTTTTATCCAGTAATTGGCAATTCTTTTTCTAGTTTAAAcaaaaacttttatatttgcttCCTCGTAAGGTGTTTCTGTATCTTGGTTTGTTTCTTCAAATGATGCAGCTTGAGAGGGTTGTGAGGGCAAGTTTCTGGGTTGTGGAAAGTCATAGCAAGAACTATTTCAAAATGAAGTAGGATCTTGTTTGCAGCTTGTGTGGGTATCATAGGCTCCAATTGCAGTTTACCTTTATAGATATATTTAATTGGGTGTGCAAGAAACTTGAAGCAGACAACGGAGGAACAGTCCCCactgattttttagtttttattggTGTTCAATGAAAAAGTATGTATCCACGAGTCTGCTTGTTGTGTTATGCTGCTTATAGCCTCAAGTGCTTAGTGAAAGGGTTTCTTGGGGTAACATGGTTATAGTGTGAGGTCAACAAGTGGGTTGCAGTATATGCTTGTTctggaaatgacaagtctctCCTTGATCTTTGATGCTACAACCTTAGCAACTAAactttattctctctctctctctctctctcacacacacacacacacacacacacacacacacacatgtttgtCATTGTTCAATAAGCACAACTTAAATTATCACAACCTTCTTGCAGGTCATGGATAGGTATGTTGACCCTCTTGTAGCCAACCTTAGAGTGATGCTTGGTTACCGCAAATTCAGGAGGGGATCCAAGGCAGAAGTTGATGAAGATTTGAAGCATGAGAAGGCTGCAAACCCCATGCGGATAGTATATTCTTTTGGGGTTTCACATGAGCACCCAGGCACCTTCATTTTATCTTATATACGCAGCAGCAATCCTCATCATGAATACATTGGTCTCTATCCGAAGGGTTTCAAGTTCAGGTCGAAGATGTTTGAGAGTCTAGATAGGTTAGTGGCATACTTTCAGAGGCATATTGATGACCTGCAGCATTCTTCTGTTCCACCTATTCGTTCAGTAGCTGCAATGGTTCCGTTGAGAAGCCCAGCAAGTGGTGGAGGTTCAGTTGGCAGCGGTTGGGGTGGGTCAACAACCAGCAGTGGGGATGGTTGGAGGACACGAGGTCATTCCGATAGGGATAGATCTGCAACACCTGCTTCAAGAACAGGTATTTGTACTATTGCGTTATTTGGGTTCACCACCTGTATATCT
Coding sequences:
- the LOC116258341 gene encoding transcription elongation factor SPT6 homolog isoform X1: MGGRNVISDEEDEFEDVVRGREAGDEVDARDDEEDDEEEEEEGQDEYEKDGFIVDDVEEEEEQEEEEEDQEELRSKKKKRRKRETEENYELDEDDYELLQEANVTGFHRPKPGSKKFKRLKKAGRNNDHEEGSGFTDDEEINEIDRSGRTAEEKLKRSLFGDDEGVPQDIAEEEELQEDVEEEEDIGEEDEMADFIVDEEEVDENGVVMRKRRPKKKILRQAPGVSSSALQEAHDIFGDVDELLLLRKQGLKKGGGYDDSGDWREKRLEDEFEPSVIKEKYLSEKDNQIRDKDMPERIQLFEEMVGPIPEDDESIQAEATWIFNQLSGSAMLRLFGEHAAVPEIDREDIANVLGMLHVQKFEIPFIAMYRKELCLSLLRDPVQDAAAGEDNKRHVKWHKLLWAVHNLDKKWLLLQKRKNSLQLYYKKRASEEANIDVSKKKLLESLVDMLKNADSERVVDDIDLKFNLHFPPDEVDAEEGQFKRPKRKSLYSICRKAGLGDAAGMFGLSPEKFGKLLGLEEMGEQVVDARETPEEVALKFQSREFETPQDVLKGARHMAAVEISCEPSVRKHVRDLYVEHAFISTKPTHEGNAVIDSFHPLAAVKWLRDKPVSEFCDAQWLLIQKAEEEKLLQVTIRAPDIPKLEHQFYENYLSDSVSRCAQLWNEQRKLVVKDALFGFLLPSMEKEARALLTARAKSWLLLEYGSQLWSKVSVAPYKRKENDAQAKDADDEVATEEEVAPRVMACCWGPGKPATTFVMLDSSGEVLDVLYTGFLSIRSQSANHQQRKKMDQERLLKFMTEHHPHVVVLGAVNLSCPRLKDDIFEVIFKIVEDHPYDVGHEVDELSVVYGDESLPRLYENSRVSLDQLPAQQGIVRRAVALGRYLQNPLAMVATLCGPGREILSWKLNVLESYLTPDEKYEMIEQVLVDVTNQVGIDVNLAACHEWLFAPLQFVSGLGPRKASSLQRAVVGAGRIYSRKEIPMNLGVLKRNVFMNAAGFLRVRGSGQAALGNHVLDLLDDTRIHPESYDLARKMAKDVYAEDVGQDINDLDEDAQEMAIEQVRGSVNLKRLDIDAYSGSIELHLGTSKRETLYDIKMELLHGFTDWRAPYSEPTQDEEFYMISGETPETLAEGRLVQATVRRVQGQRIFCELESGLMGLISKEDFSDERDFELTERVAEGSIVTCKIKFIRKDRHQVILTCKGSDLRNNRLQSKQPKDPYYAEDESSLQNDLEKARKEKELAKKSFKPRMIVHPRFQNVTADEAISFLADKEAGESIVRPSSRGPQYLTLTLKVHDGVYAHKDIIEGDKDQKDITSLLRLGKTLKIGEDTFEDLDEVMDRYVDPLVANLRVMLGYRKFRRGSKAEVDEDLKHEKAANPMRIVYSFGVSHEHPGTFILSYIRSSNPHHEYIGLYPKGFKFRSKMFESLDRLVAYFQRHIDDLQHSSVPPIRSVAAMVPLRSPASGGGSVGSGWGGSTTSSGDGWRTRGHSDRDRSATPASRTGRGDYRNGNARDGHPSGLPRPYGNDRGRGGRGGRGHRDGQDSFTSNWGQSSDSKDGGGGGGAWGGSFGGTNAPKSPSRGDAPGTWGSSGAWGSGGGEWEATKNPSAPDVGDAGWEATKKLDALAVSDPPQGMQNGSNGGGAGGWGASGGRWAGDPDVPGGW